AATGGAGCGTACTATACGTCTTCCAAGACGAGGAGGGCAGGGAGTGATGGAgtgagttatttttcttttgagagATGTTTGCAGTTGGTTCCTTAGTTCTGTTATTTATGTGACCCTGTGAAACAGTTGACTTTCGAAGAAAGCAAAGCAGCTGATAGTGCTACTGGCCAAGCAACCCACAAGGTGTCTAGAGGACTTCACAACAAGGTATTTGTTTAGTGTTTTACGTAATGTCATTTTGCTATTCTTGCCTTTGCTTTCGCTTTTTAGGTTTCCTTTTTTGATGTATAGAATGTGTTGTAATGCTTTGGGTTAATTTTACAGGGCCATAGCCTTACAAGGAAGCTTAATTCAGATGGTAGGGTTAATACAATGCAGATGTTGCACAATCTCAATGAAGGTACAGTCATTTTTTCTATCATGTCCCGATTCATATTTACATGCCCAAAAGGATTAAGTTGAAGATTGGGATCTGTGTGTTACTAGATGAGCTTACTGGTTTTGAAGAAGCTTGGAAGGGAAATGCTGGAAAGCATTTGCCTGGCTGGACTGGAAGTTTTACTGGGATTGATAACATTGGTAAGCTTGCTTTGGCTGCTTTGAAGTGCTCTCTTCTCTTATTGTTGCAGTGATGCTTGTACATCAAAAATTGTTGTGTTCTTGCTGGATAGGATGTTTGTTGTGTCAAggtgtctctctttttttagtaAGATGCTTATTTGCTATAATAATGTTGGGTTGCTGATAGACCTGTGAAGATTTTTTTACTGTACTGTCTCTTGTGATTCATGTGACTGGTTGCTGTATAGAAGCGGTTGTATAGAAATTGAGTGGCAACTGCATGTTATAGCACAGAGACTAAGAACACTGCCttgtttcattttagtttaattttaagaatcaaATAGTGCATATGATATGCAAATTACACGTGAATAAGGGTGAGGGAGGGATGGTTACAGTTCTTTACCTCGCAGTGTAAAGGGTTATGTAAGATATTTGTCAAATTTCAGCAAGTTCATATTTTCCTACCCGATGAATTACCCAAATCCATTTACTTAGGATTATGTGTTAGGTAGTTGATGTGGCTTAAGCTGTTGGGAACAGCTTTGTATATTTTGGTGCACATTTGTACTTTGCTATTTATCTTTGTTGACTGTTTGCCCCTCGCCAATTAAATGGATATGCATGTATTGGATGAATGTGTAAAAACTGATTCTCATTTCTGACCCAATTATGTAAGATATCTGGTTTTGTTGGGGTTACTGATTCctattttgctttataattttgaGGTACAGGGGCTAGCAGAAGTGGACAGAATGCACAGGCAAGCAGAGGAGGTTGGGCTCTTCCTTCTGCAGAACAATCACAGCACTCTGGGAGAATGGTACCAGACACCACAGTTGGGGCAGGATCTTCAGGCAAACAGCAGTCTGGAAGGAGGAAAGGTTCGTCAGATGTCAAAGACATGGTCGGTTATCCTAAGAAGCAGTGAGGAGACGCATCAAATAGGCAAATGGATTAAGAAGCAGTCAAACATGCTTCCTTCCCAGTGCTGTACCCACTTTTCCCTCCTCCCATGTAGTATTTGAATGGAGATAGGAAATAGTTGTAGCTGCAATCAGTTCCACAATGTATGCGTCAGCTGCAGCCAGATAAGATGGTCAGTAAAGTTCATCCTGGATGATTGCTGCCAGTGATTCTTCTTTCCGTACGACCACGCTTATTGTATTGAGATCTTCATTCTTCACTGGATGTTACAACATATGGTATTGGACCTTAGTTTCGGATGTATAATAATGCTAGTGATTTATGAACCCTTTAGAGTTCAACTTGGAATCCTCAGGGTTTCGTTCCCTACTGTCTGCTTTttgtaacaaaaatatatacgaaattatcattttatcttTTAGTGGAAAAATGGAAGCCTTTGTGCTAGGGGTAATTAATTTGGTCTTGTCTGTTAGagggtatttgttttttccaaattttttaaacactaaaataacttatttatctctaaaataaaataaaatggttgatctagggttttttatttttatttttttgtgtcttttgatatattataatgCAGTAATAGATGTTTCTGATGGTTGatgatttatatgataaaataaaatacaaagaagtttattttaattttacttttaaaataaattattggtaaacttatatatttttttaaaataataagatgtttatgattatttttttaattttaaattatatttagtattaaaattaataatagtataatGACTAATTGTAAAATTTGGACTTTTTCTAACTTAGGGCTTGGACTAATCGGAGTTTTCTACAAAAAATAGAGATAAGATTGGTGACCTGAggtaattcaagaaaaaaataagttgatatattttttggatcaaaacggttttattttgataattttaaaaaaaattaggattaaCTCTTTACAATCATGACTCGACCTTATTTTAGgttgaatataataatactaataataataataataataataatatatgttttagttagataattttaaaattaatttttttatataaatattttaaatataaaaaataaaaaatattatttttaaaaacatatttcttatacctttattttaaaaatataaaaattattctaaaattattttaaaaaatatatttattgctACTTCTTTATCTCAATTctcaaaatgttttaatttttttggttttttggagAGAGGCCTATTGCCAATCTGGGCGGCATCATTGGCATTGGTTAAAAAACCATGAACCCCTGGGCGGAAATTTAAACAGAGCAACAAATCTCATTTGTAACTCAACTAGGTTTCACTCtgcttcaaaaaataaaaataaaataaaagcagagGTAAACAAGTCACAAAAATGGCGGTTATCAGAATCACAACCGACATGATTCTCAAACAAGTCTTCCTCAATCATCGACTAATACCACCATTGTCTGTGACTAGAACATTAAGTAATTTACACTGGGCGAGCATTGAAGTACCAAATCGCCAAATCAGCTTCTGCCGGATTAAATGTGCGGCTTCCGATAATAAGAAGGTACCCGCTCGGTTGTCTCAGGTTCATCAGTTACTGCAAGAAGCGGAGGAGCGAGCCAGCGCCGTTGGAAACGAGCCGACTCCAAAAATCACACGcggtatttaaaaatacttagcTTTATTTCTTGCCAATTAGAAGAAAATGTGGAGAAGGAATTGAATCCCGATATTTGCAGTCTGGTTTTTGActgcaatgaaaaaaatgaagaaaagaaaagaaaatatatgatatCTAGCTCAATTTATCTAAAtaacaagttgatttttttctcctaACCAAGTAGAACTTAAGATGACCTTAATCCAGCAATCGAAATCTTAATTATTGTTGAAAATAACTTGATGAAATTTATCGACTACAGTGGCTAGAAATTGTTATAAAAGTTATTATGGGTTTTCCCCCCTTTCTTTTTGCTGTTTTTGACTTTACGGGCTCTATAAATCCTTGTGTTACCCGGTGCTTTAGATGCAGCAATGTGAGAACTGGTTACTGTGGCATGCTAATAATCGATCCTGCTTTTGGCTTTGCCGAAGATTAAGCCATGCAAAATCGTCATGAGAGGTCGTTGCAGCAGAATTTTATTGCCTGACTATAGATTTAGTTTGAAAAGTGTCTCTGGAACTTATAAAGAGCATACGTACGGTTTGGTTGATTAGCATGTATACATAGTTTTTGGTTACTGGACAACCCTGTATTTAAGTGCTTACCAGCCAGACTATTGATCATCCATTAATCTTGGTTGAGAGTCTGGCATTCTTGGATCCCACATTGGCTTGATGCTGATTCTGTCGCTTTTCATAGGCTTGCTTTGTGTTAGGGCAGGTTCTGTTTTCTTCTCACAACTGAAAAATGGAAACATGGAGTAAGAGGGTCTGCTACTTTCTTGTTGTTAAATATTCTTGTTGgcttattttgtttatggttGTCAGCtgttttttaggaatttattttgaaagttaCACATGCCCGGTATAACCTGTTCTATGATTAAGATACTGCTTACCCCATTCTTTATTATAAATTCTTGTTCATTGTGCTACAAGTAATTTTTGGTTCAATGTATGTCTCTGCAGGCCATGTCACTGTGAGTTTTGCAAGAAGCGGTGGACCTGGCGGCCAGAATGTAAACAAAGGTCTATTCTCTTCCTTCTGATGTCCTATGATCCTTAATCCTGGGTGTCTTGTGATCTCTAATCCTATGGTTTCGTAACTGTATTTACAGTTAACACCAAGGTGGACATGCGCTTCAATGTCAAAAAAGCATATTGGCTAAGTGACAGGATCAGAGAGAGGATCATGCAAATGGTATGTCATCAACTCAACAAAGTCTAGTTCCACTTTTGTGGTCAGACAGTAGCAAGGTAGTGTTCTTGATCTGAGGATCGGTAGTGGTACATAAGACCACATTAATACACCCCCTCTCTCATGGCAGATGTGGGAGGaattaaaattagatatatCCTTTCTTTGGAAACTGAACTGTGTCTTCTATTATATCAACAAGAGAAGGGATTAAATGATCAATGCTTGTCCTTGTTGTTTTGGTCCGTTGGTTTTCCTAGATTGAAATAActgaaaaatagagaaagaaagaagaaggatggAGAGAAGAAGAGATGAAATAAGAGGAAAGAGATATGAAGGGAGAGAAGTGCTGTCTAACACTTCTAGACCCACACCATACACACACATAGAGTATGTAAGCAATTACAAAAACACCCTGTCAATATTCTCGCTCAAGATAGTGCATAAATGTCTTTGATGCTCATGCTACTAAGATCTTTAGTAAAAATATCAGCTGATTGATTTTCAGAGTTTACAAAAGATATACAAATTATcctatcatttattttcttcttgacaAAGTGTCTATCAATTCCAATATGTTTTGTTCTATCATGTTGAACTGGATTATAAACAATATTAATGACAACGtgataattacaaaacaaagaaacatgATTATCACTTGTTACCCCCCCCCccggctaaaaaaaaaatcaaaattttaagctAACTATTCACAAACTTCATATGTATTAGACCTTAGACCTTACCACCACTATTTGTTTCTTGCTTCTCCATGAAACTAGATTACCACCAACAAAAATGTAATATCCAGATGTAGATCTTCTATCATCTAGAGATCCAATCCAGTCAGCATCTAAAGACTTTCAGCTCCTTTCCAGGAGCTGACATGAAATAACTAAGAATGCGATAAATAACATTTAGATGTAATGAGCGATGATCATGCATAAATTGATTGACTGAACAGGTTATGTCTAGACCAATATAAGAGAGATAGATCCTCCCAACTAATCTTTAATATCTCCCTTTGTCCACTAACTCACCTACACAACCTTTTTGGTGATGGTTGGTTTCCATAGGAGAATCAATAGGTCCGCATTCCAACATTTTGGTCTTTGCAAGTAAATCAAGGATATACTTTCTTCAAGAAATGaagatgattttatttgatcaaGCAACCTCAATACCTAATAAGCATTGTAATTTGCCCAAATCCTTGATCTCAAACCTCTAGGCAAGATAATGCTTTAATAAGGTGATTTCTTTATAATCATTTTCTATCACCACAATATCTTCAACATATGCAATGAGAGTCATGATCTTACCATTGTAATGTTTGATGAATAAGGTGCAATTGACATTAGTTTGTTTGTACCTAAAATTGACAACAACtttgctaaatttattaaaccatGTTCGTGAATGTTGTTTCAACTCATACTAGACTTTCTTTAATTTACAAACTTTTCCCTATCCTTTAGCAAGCGAAACCAAGTGTATCTTCATGCAAACTACTAATTGTTGTAAATCCCATCCCAAATTTACAACACAAGATAAAAGAACCTATATAGAGTTCATTTTTGTTATCAGAGCAAATGTTTCTTGATAATCAATGTCACAGGTTTGAGTAAAGCATTTTACCACTAGTCTTGCTTTGAACCTCATAATAGCTCCATCAGGTTTTTGTTTAACAACAAAGACCCACTTACATCCTATTATTTTCTTCCCAGCCCGAAGAGTGGTAAGCTTTCATGTGTCATTCTTTGCCAACACATTCATTTCCTCCATCATAGCTGATTTCCAATTTGGATCATCTAAAGCTTCTTTCCAATCACGAGGAACTAATGTAGAAGATAAAGAAGAGACAAAGGCTTTGTACAAAAGAGATAAAGAGTCATacgaaataaaattaattataggaTACGTTGTTCAATTTCAAACTCCTTTCCTAAAAGCTATAGGAAGATCATTAGCATCAAAACTAGGAACATGGGACTCAAGAATAGGGATAAGAGGCATACCAGAATGAGAAGATTATGACATTGAATCAAAGGTTGGCTCTTGGCTTGGTAGAGTACGCAAAATAGCTTTATCTATTGGCTTCCTCCGAGAGTAAGTCAAGATCTTCTTCTCCTTATCTTTTgatctattatatatatttttttctccttccttACTAATAGTCCCCACCATTCTCCTCATCCATAGagctatctttttctttttgccacCACTTCCATCTTCCGAATCAAGTTTAGAAGTCCATAAAAGAGATAAGGACAAAGTCAGATCTTCCTTCATACCACTTATATTACTACCCCCTTGAAGAGATGACTTAGTGAAATAGGTCTCACTTTCATTTAAATATCACATTCACACTAACAAATGTTTTTATACTAGGAGGATGATAACATTTGTAACTTTTTTGAGTGACAAAGTACCTAATAAATACACATTTTAGACTCCAGGATCtgatttttcaattgtttgTCAATGATCTTGAATAAAACATACACAACCAAACATTTTAGGAGGAACTATAAAGGAGCAAACTCCTTGTAGAAGTTCTACAGGCAATTTAAAATCCAGAACTCTCAAGGGTATTCGGTTGATAAGGTATGCTACTGTAAGGACTAAATCATCCCAATAGGATTTTGAAGCATTCATCGTGAACATAAGAGATCTTGCAACTTCTAGGAGATGTCAATTCTTCCGTTTAGCCACACCATTCTGATTTGGTGTATCTACA
This genomic interval from Populus alba chromosome 1, ASM523922v2, whole genome shotgun sequence contains the following:
- the LOC118036070 gene encoding uncharacterized protein isoform X2, whose protein sequence is MAVIRITTDMILKQVFLNHRLIPPLSVTRTLSNLHWASIEVPNRQISFCRIKCAASDNKKVPARLSQVHQLLQEAEERASAVGNEPTPKITRGHVTVSFARSGGPGGQNVNKVNTKVDMRFNVKKAYWLSDRIRERIMQMEKNRINKDGEIVISSTKTRTQTGNVDDALEKLQAIIDAASYVPPPPSEEQKKKIAKLFQD
- the LOC118036070 gene encoding uncharacterized protein isoform X1 — translated: MAVIRITTDMILKQVFLNHRLIPPLSVTRTLSNLHWASIEVPNRQISFCRIKCAASDNKKVPARLSQVHQLLQEAEERASAVGNEPTPKITRGHVTVSFARSGGPGGQNVNKVNTKVDMRFNVKKAYWLSDRIRERIMQMEKNRINKDGEIVISSTKTRTQTGNVDDALEKLQAIIDAASYVPPPPSEEQKKKIAKLASIGEQKRLRSKKALSDKKAFRRSRDSWD